A window of Trichoderma atroviride chromosome 3, complete sequence contains these coding sequences:
- a CDS encoding uncharacterized protein (MEROPS:MER0004101~antiSMASH:Cluster_3.1): MCGVIGLSYADPKKDVAGELVEGSILLQHRGQDACGFVVQGAVDHFGVAKGRGLVMDFLQSESRSINNLRGSEGIGHVRYPTNDNHADSQIQPIILDGYHRTSLSHNGHLTNPQQLKAELCRDGLEPRDNVGDTELMYLVLTSALRVGHESKASPNQIISAVLEVYKRCQGSFACICMIPSFGVVAFRDPYGIKPLVFGERGPGSSGSDFAIASESVVLQKLGFENFQDIKPGQMVLIPSSWRGSHQPNFHQVVAPRSYAPDIFEYVYLARADSVIDGVSVYDSRRQMGEALARAVKNKLGPVVKTIDCIIPVPDGGYIGALESARALGKPVSLGFVRNQHSCRTFIMPNQEQRLRGVRRKLSTVNAEFQGRNVLIIDDSIVRGTTSREIVAMARKAGARKVYLASLSPAIRFKHIYGIDLADEEKLVAHKRTDEEVCANLGADGLVYLPLPELVDACQRSTVGDGPLGFEVGLFSGNYVTERYPVPPAKSGIERLNSLPRFYHTAEFGGLHTAACHALRGTRIL, encoded by the exons ATGTGTGGTGTCATCGGTCTCAGTTACGCGGACCCAAAGAAAGATGTGGCCGGCGAGTTGGTCGAAGGGTCCATTTTACTTCAGCATCGAGGTCAAGATGCATGTGGATTCGTTGTTCAGGGTGCCGTAGATCATTTTGGAGTCGCTAAAGGAAGGGGCCTCGTGATGGACTTCCTTCAGAGTGAATCGCGCTCCATCAACAATCTACGTGGCAGCGAAGGCATTGGGCACG TGCGCTATCCAACGAATGACAACCACGCGGATTCACAAATCCAGCCCATCATTTTGGATGGCTACCACAGGACCAGTCTCAGTCAC AATGGGCACTTGACCAACCCTCAGCAGTTGAAAGCAGAGCTTTGCAGAGACGGGCTTGAACCACGAGACAACGTTGGCGACACAGAGTTAATGTATTTGGTGCTCACCTCAGCTCTACGGGTCGGACATGAATCCAAAGCCTCTCCGAATCAAATAATTTCAGCAGTTTTAGAGGTGTATAAGCGCTGCCAGGGATCTTTTGCGTGCATCTGCATGATCCCTTCGTTCGGGGTAGTCGCTTTTCGAGATCCTTACGGGATCAAGCCGCTTGTTTTTGGCGAGCGCGGACCGGGGTCCTCTGGTTCAGACTTCGCGATCGCAAGTGAGAGTGTTGTCTTGCAAAAGCTCGGATTTGAGAATTTCCAAGACATCAAACCTG GGCAAATGGTTCTAATTCCGTCTTCATGGCGAGGCAGCCATCAACCGAATTTTCATCAAGTAGTCGCTCCTCGGTCATACGCTCCCGACATCTTTGAATATGTTTACCTGGCCCGGGCCGACAGCGTAATTGATGGCGTTAGTGTCTACGATAGCCGCAGGCAAATGGGCGAGGCACTGGCTCGAGCTGTGAAGAACAAGCTGGGACCGGTTGTCAAGACAATTGACTGCATCATCCCCGTGCCAGACGGTGGCTATATTGGTGCTCTAGAGTCGGCAAGAGCTCTTGGCAAACCTGTCAGCCTCGGTTTCGTTCGCAATCAACACTCTTGCAGGACTTTCATCATGCCCAATCAAGAGCAGCGACTTCGAGGAGTGCGGCGCAAATTGAGCACCGTCAATGCCGAATTTCAGGGCAGGAACGTGCTTATCATAGACGATAGCATTGTCCGAGGCACTACGTCCCGAGAAATCGTGGCCATGGCAAGAAAGGCGGGGGCTCGCAAGGTTTACTTGGCCAGCCTTTCACCAGCCATTAG ATTTAAACACATCTACGGAATTGACCTCGCGGACGAAGAGAAGCTGGTCGCTCACAAGCGCACCGATGAAGAAGTCTGTGCCAATCTTGGCGCTGACGGGCTGGTCTATTTGCCGCTACCAGAGCTTGTAGACGCCTGCCAAAGGTCAACAGTTGGGGATGGACCACTAGGATTCGAGGTTGGCCTATTTTCAGGGAATTACGTGACGGAGAGGTACCCTGTTCCCCCAGCGAAATCTGGAATTGAACGGCTAAACTCCCTGCCCCGGTTCTACCACACAGCGGAATTTGGAGGTCTACATACGGCAGCTTGTCATGCTTTGAGAGGTACCCGCATATTATAA
- a CDS encoding uncharacterized protein (SMCOG1247:acetylornithine deacetylase~antiSMASH:Cluster_3.1~EggNog:ENOG41~MEROPS:MER0026469), whose protein sequence is MKESLSSIGYLGETKASHKENPLSAHFELHIEQNRKLQDSQRRIGIVTKIQGIRWYRVQVLGRRDHAGATPMQERADALVATAKFISFLDRQALITSAVATVGVLNLERPSLNTVPGWASFTMDIRHLSEATLEKFESAIDAMANLLKAENSGLDFQIERTWHSPAVDLDPAAIKCTQDAAGDAIGAGQLMEMVSFAGHDSALTAMAVPTSMIFVPSRDGISHAPAEFTSERDW, encoded by the coding sequence ATGAAGGAATCGCTCTCGTCTATTGGTTATCTGGGGGAGACGAAGGCTAGCCACAAAGAAAATCCGCTCTCAGCCCATTTTGAGCTTCACATAGAGCAAAATCGAAAGCTACAAGATTCACAAAGGAGAATCGGCATTGTGACAAAGATCCAGGGCATTCGGTGGTATCGAGTTCAAGTCTTGGGCCGTCGTGACCATGCCGGAGCAACTCCGATGCAGGAGCGCGCAGATGCCTTGGTTGCGACAGCAAAATTTATTTCATTCCTCGACAGGCAAGCCCTTATCACCTCCGCAGTCGCAACAGTGGGAGTACTCAATCTGGAACGCCCATCATTGAATACAGTACCTGGCTGGGCCAGCTTTACAATGGACATTCGCCACCTGTCAGAGGCAACCCTGGAGAAATTTGAGTCTGCGATCGATGCCATGGCaaacttacttaaagctGAGAATAGCGGGCTTGACTTTCAGATTGAGCGCACTTGGCACAGCCCCGCGGTCGATCTTGATCCTGCTGCCATCAAATGCACCCAAGACGCGGCAGGCGATGCTATCGGAGCGGGCCAGCTCATGGAGATGGTGAGCTTTGCCGGCCACGACAGTGCATTAACAGCAATGGCGGTGCCGACTTCGATGATTTTCGTACCGAGTAGAGATGGCATCAGCCATGCACCGGCGGAATTCACCAGCGAACGGGACTGGTAA
- a CDS encoding uncharacterized protein (EggNog:ENOG41~SMCOG1005:Drug resistance transporter, EmrB/QacA~TransMembrane:9 (i33-51o71-89i101-120o126-146i158-177o189-210i231-250o262-282i294-320o)~antiSMASH:Cluster_3.1), with translation MECPKRETTEAEHPIPENAPTEEDSKYPRGVPLFLNLLSIILATIVCGYDANCVTTIIPVVTDRFNSLNDVGWYGAAFLLASASSQLFYGKLYLFYRAKIVFSAVVFTFAVGSLICAVAPNSSSFIVGRAISGLGSAGILAGTNIIISRCVPVRMRSVYSSIIGAIECVAISIGPLLGGAIAETLGWRWCFWLLLPLAGLTIVITMLFLGNEEGAEQSKLTLKDKIRRLDLPSLALFIPAIVCLILALQWGGTYYAWSNWRVFVLFIISGCFLFAFGVYQYWKGEEATVPPRIFLTRTVLFGALYSFNTSGALYVVVYYVSIPDW, from the exons ATGGAATGCccaaagagagaaacgaCTGAAGCTGAACACCCAATCCCCGAGAATGCGCCAACTGAAGAGGACTCAAAGTATCCTCGCGGTGTACCGTTATTTCTCAACCTCCTCTCAATAATACTAGCCACTATAGTGTGCGGTTAT GACGCGAATTGCGTGACGACAATTATCCCGGTTGTAACAGACAGATTCAACTCACTCAACGACGTTGGTTGGTATGGTGCTGCCTTCTTACTggcttcagcatcttcacAACTCTTCTACGGAAAACTATATCTCTTCTACCGAGCTAAAATTGTCTTCTCTGCCGTTGTCTTCACCTTTGCCGTCGGGAGCCTCATATGCGCTGTTGCGCCGAATAGCAGTTCATTCATCGTGGGTCGTGCCATCTCCGGCCTGGGAAGCGCAGGAATATTAGCCGGTACCAACATTATCATATCCCGGTGCGTTCCAGTTCGAATGCGATCAGTCTACTCTAGCATTATCGGGGCGATTGAATGCGTGGCCATCTCTATTGGACCATTGCTCGGCGGCGCGATAGCAGAGACTCTGGGATGGAGGTGGTgcttctggcttcttctgcccCTTGCAGGCCTAACTATTGTTATTACAATGCTATTTCTGGGCAACGAAGAAGGCGCCGAACAATCGAAATTGACTCTGAAGGACAAAATACGCCGCCTCGACTTACCCAGCCTGGCGCTTTTTATACCAGCCATTGTGTGTCTGATCTTGGCACTTCAGTGGGGCGGAACTTACTATGCTTGGAGCAACTGGAGGGTCTTTGTACTATTCATAATCTCCGGATGCTTCCTGTTTGCTTTCGGGGTTTACCAATACTGGAAAGGCGAGGAGGCCACCGTGCCTCCAAGAATATTTCTTACTAGGACTGTTCTTTTTGGAGCTCTTTATTCTTTCAACACTTCTGGGGCACTGTATGTTGTGGTATATTATGTAAGTATTCCTGATTGGTGA
- a CDS encoding uncharacterized protein (antiSMASH:Cluster_3.1) codes for MGLASVPSEFDVQVDIFGQRWVTIFTQTSFCFALTNDHDVEIIVDILIKGNDRLSYHFPWLAGQVV; via the coding sequence ATGGGTCTGGCCAGCGTTCCCTCTGAGTTCGATGTCCAGGTCGACATATTTGGCCAAAGATGGGTCACTATTTTTACACAGACCAGTTTCTGTTTTGCTCTCACCAATGACCATGACGTGGAAATAATTGTCGACATCTTGATCAAGGGCAACGATCGACTTTCCTATCATTTTCCATGGTTGGCCGGACAGGTTGTCTAG
- a CDS encoding uncharacterized protein (EggNog:ENOG41~SMCOG1137:Major facilitator superfamily MFS 1~TransMembrane:12 (i70-88o108-131i138-154o160-181i193-215o227-248i269-294o306-324i331-352o358-385i397-415o427-448i)~antiSMASH:Cluster_3.1): MTMDSKQHSPDEVDTSSTNATDRDSTALHKGSRPTETEFSGVLRNNGPAVELEKTSQPDQATRPNGGWKAWLQVACGFFLYFNTYGLINTFGIYQNYYTTEFQFDPSRASLIGGIQTFLLFFASGAAGPLYDAGYTRSLVIAGSIFIVLGTMMQSLCTQYWQFILAQSLCIGLGGGLISFLTPTILSTYFTSLYPLTVGIAGSGTGIGGIILPITFRELQPKIGFPWTVRIIGFILLVTLLLPVLFLQPRITPSAGRRRIIDTTAFTDWPLVILLIGNFIYLLGGFTPFFYVQVYAVENNIADANLSFYMIAVMNAVSAIGRILPNFLSPYTGPFNMLIITSVLTFIFAFAFEGAKSLASLIIISMGFGGATGLFFALQPVVVIGLCPNPKLVGTRVGMAFCFLSFAVLASNPIAGAIQPVGGYSGVWIWTGVTTAVGTALMFVARLVKTNGVLLTKV; the protein is encoded by the exons ATGACGATGGATTCCAAACAGCATTCTCCAGATGAAGTCGataccagcagcaccaacgcCACAGACAGAGATTCAACTGCTTTACACAAGGGGTCAAGACCTACGGAGACTGAGTTCTCTGGCGTACTAAGGAATAATGGCCCAGCTGTAGAACTGGAAAAGACTTCTCAGCCGGACCAGGCCACGCGCCCAAATGGTGGATGGAAAGCCTGGTTGCAGGTTGCTTGTGGCTTTTTCCTTTACTTCAATACGTATG GTCTCATTAATACTTTTGGGATTTATCAGAATTACTATACAACTGAATTCCAATTTGATCCCTCCCGTGCCTCTCTTATTGGCGGAATACAGACgtttcttctgttttttGCTAGCGGTGCTGCAGGCCCTTTATACGATGCAGGCTATACACGTTCTCTTGTTATTGCAGGATCAATCTTTATTGTTTTAGGAACGATGATGCAAAGTCTCTGTACACAGTATTGGCAGTTCATCTTAGCCCAATCCTTATGCATTGGACTTGGGGGCGGCTTAATATCGTTCTTAACTCCTACCATTCTCTCGACTTACTTTACATCTTTATATCCCTTGACTGTGGGAATTGCGGGTTCAGGAACAGGAATTGGCGG TATTATCTTGCCTATTACATTCCGTGAATTGCAGCCCAAGATTGGGTTTCCATGGACTGTTCGTATCATCGGTTTTATCCTTCTCGTTACGCTTCTGCTCCCAGTACTTTTTCTACAGCCTCGCATAACCCCTAGTGCTGGCCGCCGCAGAATTATTGATACAACCGCCTTTACCGACTGGCCCCTTGTCATTTTATTAATCGGCAATTTCATCTATCTGCTTGGAGGTTTTACACCCTTTTTCTATGTTCAAGTATATGCAGTGGAGAACAACATTGCAGACGCAAATCTAAGCTTCTATATGATTGCAGTTATGAACGCAGTATCTGCCATAGGGCGAATCCTGCCTAACTTTCTCAGCCCATACACTGGCCCTTTTAATATGCTTATTATAACAAGTGttttaacctttattttcGCATTTGCCTTTGAAGGCGCGAAAAGCCTTGCCtcacttattattataagcaTGGGCTTTGGAGGTGCTACTGGCTTGTTCTTTGCACTACAGCCAGTTGTGGTAATTGGACTTTGCCCCAACCCCAAGCTTGTTGGGACGCGAGTGGGAATGGcgttttgcttcttgtcaTTCGCAGTGCTTGCAAGTAATCCTATTGCTGGTGCTATCCAGCCTGTGGGCGGCTACTCAGGAGTGTGGATTTGGACTGGAGTTACTACTGCTGTTGGCACTGCTTTAATGTTTGTAGCACGTCTGGTCAAGACAAATGGTGTTTTGTTGACGAAAGTGTAA
- a CDS encoding uncharacterized protein (EggNog:ENOG41~antiSMASH:Cluster_3.1), giving the protein MPTIIDLKKSFASVPWCSELLSNPDVEACIPPCRAGEKDTTYELWERTLNTSNTIPEFLALHTRTENPNSRIHDIKLLANLNNGLDGFPGVCHGGMVATLLDESMVSLILINIRRGALACPWYGTVSLNMSFQKPVKTPTTVLVAVSLDKVEGRKLLITATLQDGSGKALAKSSAVFIGLDGKL; this is encoded by the coding sequence ATGCCTACAATTATTGATCTTAAGAAGAGCTTCGCTTCTGTCCCATGGTGCTCAGAACTTCTCAGTAACCCCGATGTTGAAGCGTGCATTCCTCCGTGCCGAGCCGGCGAAAAGGATACTACATATGAGCTCTGGGAAAGGACTTTGAACACTTCAAACACCATCCCAGAGTTCCTTGCCCTTCACACAAGAACAGAGAACCCAAATTCACGTATCCACGATATCAAACTCCTCGCCAATTTAAACAACGGGCTGGACGGGTTTCCTGGCGTTTGCCATGGAGGAATGGTCGCCACGTTGCTGGATGAGTCCATGGTCTCGCTCATTCTGATAAATATCCGCCGCGGGGCACTTGCTTGCCCTTGGTACGGTACTGTCTCTCTTAACATGTCGTTCCAGAAGCCCGTCAAGACGCCAACCACAGTGCTGGTAGCAGTGAGTCTAGACAAGGTAGAGGGGcgcaagctgctcatcacAGCGACTCTGCAGGATGGATCGGGAAAGGCACTTGCGAAATCAAGCGCTGTATTTATTGGTTTAGATGGAAAACTATGA
- a CDS encoding putative NRPS-like protein biosynthetic cluster (EggNog:ENOG41~antiSMASH:Cluster_3.1~SMCOG1002:AMP-dependent synthetase and ligase), producing the protein MFTSPAWVPSLPFEPPNSITIEEFILSGKYGRRPAATSRSPFTCGLTGKSFTATQVPQRTNFLARGLAQALNITPNKGLSLDKVIAVFSPNTIDYIPLVLAIHRIGGIVTPASASQSPSELEYQLKKTGAVAIFTCPQLLDTAKKAAEQCGITDDKIFIMDFPGAKSTTSHISLEKLISIGKDLPDLEALNWPKGEGARRAAFISMSSGTSGLPKACVISHYNVISNVLATATYETGARSHFKFDTQVTLGLLPMSHIYGLVTVALCAAYQGDELIVLPKFTIDSFLDAIQRFKIRRLYVAPPIIIQMLRNRDKCLKHDLSSVANIHTGGAPLYAETAEQLLKMYPDWHLGQGYGMTETATLICTTSEHDIDLGSSGSLLPGIRAKVIDSDGKEVFTYETPGELLVQSPSIIPGYLGNGRADEETFVWDDDGRWIKTGDEVVIRKGPSGNEHVVVVDRIKELIKVKGFQVPPAELEAHLLTHVAVQDCAVIPVPDEAAGERPKAFVVKKASAAGAVDDEELARQISLHVQNHKAAHKWLKGGIEFVNEVPKSPSGKILRRLLVDLERKRRARGRARL; encoded by the exons ATGTTTACTTCCCCAGCTTGGGTGCCTAGTCTCCCATTTG AACCTCCTAATAGCATTACTATTGAGGAGTTTATCCTGTCCGGCAAATATGGCagacggccagcagcaacatcacgGAGTCCCTTTACATGTGGCCTCACCGGGAAGAGCTTCACAGCTACCCAGGTGCCACAGAGGACCAACTTCCTTGCACGAGGCCTTGCCCAGGCTCTCAACATTACACCAAACAAAGGCTTGTCACTAGACAAAGTTATTGCAGTATTCTCGCCCAACACG ATCGATTACATACCGCTAGTTTTGGCAATTCATCGAATTGGAGGCATTGTAACTCCAGCAAGCGCATCTCAGTCGCCGTCTGAGCTTGAATATCAGCTCAAAAAAACCGGTGCTGTGGCTATCTTTACCTGCCCTCAGCTCCTAGACACTGCTAAGAAGGCTGCGGAACAATGTGGTATTACTGACGACAAGATATTCATTATGGACTTCCCTGGGGCCAAAAGCACCACGTCTCATATCAGCCTTGAGAAGCTGATCTCCATTGGCAAAGATTTACCTGACCTTGAGGCATTGAACTGGCCTAAAGGTGAAGGGGCACGGCGAGCAGCCTTTATCTCAATGTCTAGCGGAACGTCTGGTTTACCT AAAGCATGTGTCATATCTCATTACAATGTCATTTCAAACGTGTTAGCAACAGCTACATACGAAACAGGAGCGAGAAGCCATTTCAAATTTGACACCCAAGTCACTCTCGGGCTGCTACCAATGAGTCACATTTATGGCCTCGTCACTGTTGCACTCTGCGCGGCATATCAGGGTGATGAGCTCATTGTGCTTCCCAAGTTCACAATTGACTCTTTTCTCGATGCTATTCAGCGCTTTAAGATACGGCGTCTGTACGTG GCACCCCCGATCATCATACAGATGCTCCGGAATCGCGACAAGTGCCTCAAGCATGATCTATCTAGCGTGGCAAACATACATACAGGTGGTGCTCCTCTTTACGCGGAAACCGCAGAACAGCTTCTCAAAATGTACCCTGATTGGCACCTCGGACAAGGTTATG GCATGACTGAAACTGCTACATTAATTTGCACTACTAGCGAACATGACATTGATCTTGGTTCCTCCGGCTCTCTGCTTCCGGGTATCCGTGCCAAGGTCATTGACTCCGACGGCAAAGAAGTTTTTACATACGAGACCCCAGGAGAGCTTCTTGTACAGAGTCCCTCAATTATCCCAGGCTATCTGGGCAATGGGAGAGCTGACGAGGAGACCTTCGTCTGGGACGATGACGGCAGGTGGATTAAGACTGGTGATGAGGTTGTGATTCGCAAGGGACCATCCGGGAACGAGCATGTAGTCGTTGTCGACCGAATAAAGGAACTGATCAAGGTTAAG GGATTCCAAGTTCCGCCAGCCGAGCTAGAGGCTCATCTGCTCACCCATGTCGCGGTCCAGGACTGTGCGGTCATTCCCGTCCCAGATGAAGCCGCTGGCGAGCGGCCCAAGGCCTTTGTCGTAAAGAAGGCCTCTGCTGCAGGAGCCGtggacgatgaagagttGGCACGTCAGATCTCGCTTCATGTGCAGAACCATAAGGCTGCGCACAAGTGGCTAAAAGGCGGCATTGAATTTGTTAATGAGGTGCCAAAGAGCCCTTCGGGAAAGATCCTCCGTCGTCTGCTTGTGGATCTAGAGAGAAAGCGCCGCGCTAGGGGAAGAGCCAGGCTGTAG
- a CDS encoding uncharacterized protein (EggNog:ENOG41~antiSMASH:Cluster_3.1~SMCOG1217:NADH:flavin oxidoreductase/NADH oxidase): MAPPLQGAIGAADAAPGVSFYTPRQEPAAGTAKDKDCPSLFKPINIGGMTIHNRIVVSPMCQYSSPDGFATQWHKSLINSFSARGPGLIFMEAHSVSPYGRITPSDAGLWSDAHIEPLAEITEFAHSQGVKIGIQLQHAGRKASRLSPWLEMTKVSKGKDFGWPDKVISCSPLPFSPDTCLPREMTIADIESLKKDWVAAAKRALKAGFDTILFQAAFGFLLHSFLSPAANQRKDNYGGSFENRIRLLVEIVDLVKAEVPAGFPIGVRMPATDHLEYDESIPQWNLEQSAKLAKILAEHGVDYIDVSSGALDRRQKMKYGKGYQVDLAKQIKKALAGTSVIVGVSGSVITGQQAQDVLDSSAADVVVSGRAFVKNPNLVWQWADELGVDIHVASQFGWGFGKARGLPSKQKSNPKSKI; this comes from the exons ATGGCACCACCTTTGCAAGGAGCAATTGGCGCAGCAGATGCCGCACCTGGT GTTTCGTTCTACACGCCTCGACAAGAGCCAGCTGCGGGTACTGCCAAGGATAAAGACTGCCCTAGCTTGTTCAAGCCCATCAACATCGGAGGGATGACTATTCACAATCGCATTGTTGTATCTCCAATGTGCCA ATATTCATCCCCAGATGGTTTCGCTACACAATGGCACAAATCTCTGATCAACAGCTTCTCTGCACGCGGCCCGGGCTTAATTTTCATGGAGGCTCACTCTGTTAGCCCTTATGGCCGCATCACGCCTTCGGATGCTGGACTTTGGAGCGACGCACACATCGAGCCTCTCGCTGAGATCACCGAGTTCGCCCATAGCCAAGGTGTCAAGATCGGCATACAGCTTCAGCACGCCGGAAGAAAGGCGAGCCGACTCTCACCGTGGCTGGAAATGACAAAAGTTTCTAAAGGCAAA GACTTTGGATGGCCTGATAAGGTCATTAGCTGCAGCCCGTTACCATTCAGCCCTGATACCTGTCTACCGAGAGAAATGACCATCGCCGACATTGAGTCTCTGAAGAAGGACTGGGTAGCAGCAGCGAAGAGAGCTCTCAAGGCTGGTTTTGAC ACAATTCTCTTTCAGGCAGCCTTCGGCTTCCTCCTCCACAGCTTCTTGTCTCCAGCTGCCAACCAGCGCAAAGACAACTACGGTGGCTCTTTTGAGAACAGAATCCGTCTCCTGGTCGAGATAGTGGATTTGGTAAAAGCTGAAGTCCCTGCCGGCTTCCCTATCGGTGTCCGCATGCCGGCAACTGACCATCTGGAGTATGACGAGTCTATTCCACAGTGGAACCTGGAGCAatccgccaagctcgccaagATTCTTGCAGAGCATGGAGTCGACTATATTGATGTCTCCAGTGGCGCTCTCGACCGCCGCCAAAAAATGAAATACGGGAAGGGCTACCAAGTTGACCTGGCTAAGCAGATAAAGAAAGCTCTGGCGGGCACTAGTGTCATCGTTGGAGTTAGCGGCAGTGTTATAACGGGACAACAGGCTCAGGATGTCCTGGACTCATCGGCCGCAGACGTCGTTGTTTCGGGGCGAGCCTTTGTGAAAAACCCAAATCTGGTCTGGCAGTGGGCTGACGAGCTGGGCGTCGATATTCATGTCGCAAGCCAAT TCGGTTGGGGATTTGGCAAGGCTCGGGGCCTTCCGTCCAAACAAAAGTCAAACCCTAAGTCCAAGATATAA
- a CDS encoding putative secondary metabolism biosynthetic enzyme (antiSMASH:Cluster_3.1~SMCOG1023:enoyl-CoA hydratase), giving the protein MTSSIINVDYRGRIAVVSINNAKKLNVLSQQQYFELASRMREIATHDEVFITVITAKGRYFSAGFDVGSNPPLPKGEDKIRLHWLQHFLAFNINITDAFATHPKVMVVALNGPVIGLSASLTAFADFVYCVPDTVLFMPFASLGLVTEGGASRALVQRLGAGKAREALLMCKKITSEELLAAGFVNKIFPCSQGEEEKFHRLVFEEIEERLGDQLVGESLIQIKKLINKPEVEAMERQNIAEVFAGVNSLVTGLPQAEFDKISSGRKRFKL; this is encoded by the exons ATGACTTCCTCTATTATTAACGTTGACTACCGTGGCCGCATTGCGGTTGTTTCCATTAATAATGCCAAAAAGCTCAATGTATTgagccagcagcagtactTCGAACTCGCTAGTCGCATGAGAGAAATTGCTACTCATGATGAAGTATTCATAACTGTAATCACCGCCAAAGGGCGTTACTTCTCTGC TGGCTTCGATGTTGGCAGCAACCCCCCGTTGCCGAAGGGGGAGGACAAGATACGCCTACACTGGCTCCAGCACTTTCTCGCATTCAATATTAATATCACAGATGCCTTCGCAACCCACCCAAAGGTCATGGTTGTAGCTCTCAACGGACCTGTGATTGGACTATCTGCATCCCTTACAGCGTTTGCAGATTTTGTGTACTGCGTCCCCGATACAGTTCTTTTCATGCCGTTCGCATCTCTTGGCCTTGTCACTGAGGGCGGCGCCTCGCGAGCTCTAGTTCAGCGGCTAGGAGCAGGAAAGGCGAGAGAGGCGCTACTCATGTGCAAAAAGATCACGTCGGAGGAACTCCTAGCTGCAGGCTTCGTTAACAAGATTTTCCCTTGCAGCCAAGGTGAGGAGGAAAAGTTCCACCGCCTTGTATTCGAGGAAATTGAGGAGCGACTAGGCGATCAACTTGTGGGAGAAAGTTTGATccagatcaagaagctcatTAATAAACCTGAAGTGGAAGCAATGGAGAGGCAAAATATCGCCGAGGTGTTTGCCGGCGTAAATAGCCTAGTCACAGGACTTCCGCAGGCCGAGTTCGACAAGATTTCTTCCGGTCGTAAGCGATTTAAACTATGA